TGCCGTCACCATCTGAATCTATTGGGTAGTTATCCGGGTTATTTGGGTCAGTCCCATATAATGTTTCATCTACATCACTCCATCCATCTCCATCTAAATCTATAAATGTTGTATCTATGGAAAACTTTATTGAGGCGTAGTCTGTTGTTTTATTATCGTTGGATACTGCTCTTATGTAGAATGTGTGGGCACCATCTAAAATGGTATCAGTCGAGGTCCAACTTTCTGCGTTTCCTATAAATATTTCTGGTTTATTGTCGATTTTAATGTAGTATCCTTTTATGCCAGCGACAGAAAACGCAGGGCTCCATGCGAATGAGGGTCTGTTGTTTGATACACTTGTGGTAAGCCTAATGAGTGTGGGTGGCATTATTTTATCTGATGGTATCATTGATGTCAGTGGATAGTTATCCACATTTCCTTCAGATATTGTATATGGTTTGTCACTTATACCGTCTTTATTAGCATCTATCGTGTCTAAATTGCCCCAGTAGTTGCCTCGTGAGTTATTATCCCATTTGTTGTTTCCCTCTGATTTTGCGTCTATTTTATTTCTCCAGAAGTTGTTTAGATAAATTTGATTATTGTTAGAGTTTTGCCAAATGTAAACGCCTAATTCGTTGGCATAGATGTTACATTCAGTAACTATGTTTCTATCTGAATCTATTCTGATGTCTATTGCTTCTTCGTTGTTGAATAAATTACAATTTGTGATCAGATGGTTATCTGAGTTGAGTAATATTAAAATCGCAATGCTAAACCCTTGTATGTTGCAGTCTTTTACAATACTTTTAGATTCACGTAAAAGTATCCCATTACCATAAGTTAGTGATGCGCCTCTGATATCACAATTTATAATCTTTGTTTCAGCGCCGCGTACATAAATGCCGATATAAGTAGTTGGTTCTATGTAAATATTTGATATAGTACATCTCGTACTTCCTGGTGAAACGTAGATACCATACTCTATAGGATTAATAATTTTTAAATCGCTTATTTCTACCGCTGATGTATTTAATGNNNNNNNNNTTGGTGAAACGTAGATACCATACTCTATAGGATTAATAATTTTTAAATCGCTTATTTCTACCGCTGATGTATTTAATGTGATGCCTTGTTTTCCTTTGCAGTCAATTATTGTATCTTCTATGCCTTGACCCTGTATTGTTACCATTTTGTTTACATTTATACTGTCTTCGTAGTATATCCCTTTCTTTATTGTTATGGTGTCTCCGCCTTTTGCGTTATTTATTGCGTCTTGTATTTTTGTGAAATCCCCTTTTCCGGTTGAATCGACTACCCATGTTTTCTGTGGTACTGGTGGGACAGATTGTACAGTTAATACAGTTGATGTTAATATTAGAATGGTGGCTGCTGTAAGGGCGGTTAATCGAAGTATTATTTTTTTGTTCATCTTCGATCTCCCCCCTGTCTCTTGGTTTTTAGTATTCCTTTTTCTGTTATGTACATTAGAACTATGTTTTTGACTACCTCGGCTTCTGAGTTTCCTAAAATGCCTACTTGTTGTTTTATTAGTTCCCTGATTAATGGTGGGAAACCGACTGGGATTCTCTGTATTTTACCCAAGGTTTTTCCCTCCTTTTTTGTTTCCTTGGGTTTTTAACAAGCCGTGTTCTGTAAAATAGATGAGAACCATGTTTTTGACTACTTCAGATTCTGAGTTTCCTAGAATTCCTACGTGTTGTTTTATTATTTCTCGAATAAAAGGTGGAAAGCCAACTGGGAATCTTTGAGTGTTACCCATCCGTGAATCATATATGAATCATTTATTTATAAATTTTTGCATCAAAAATGAACTGTATATGATTCATTTTTGAAATATTTTTAAATCTAAAAAGATTCATATATGACTTTTTTTTTATTCAAATTAGAATCATATATGAGTCATATATGAGTCATATAAGTAGTGTTTTAAAACATCAATAAATGAGTGATAAACTATATAAAGAAAAAAATACAGATTAAAATTTTCTAAGAATCTTATGACTAATTAATCTTATTTAATATAATATCAACGATTGCAATTACAAAA
The sequence above is drawn from the Candidatus Thermoplasmatota archaeon genome and encodes:
- a CDS encoding CopG family transcriptional regulator, with amino-acid sequence MGKIQRIPVGFPPLIRELIKQQVGILGNSEAEVVKNIVLMYITEKGILKTKRQGGDRR